In the genome of Dromiciops gliroides isolate mDroGli1 chromosome 1, mDroGli1.pri, whole genome shotgun sequence, the window TCTGGAGGTTCGCCTGACTCTTGAGGGCTCTCCAGGCCATCCCCGGACTTTCGACGAACAATTCCTAGATCGCTGCTAGTGATGGAGGACCCGCTGGGCATGGGTTTCCGGCTAATTGCCAGCTTCTTGAGGACGCTCTTCACCTTGCTGTTGCTGGCCCCGGGTACAGGGGTAGAAGGGAACCAGGAGCGGCCAAAGATTTCTGTCCGTTTCAATTTCTGTTTGTCTTCATATGCTGGCAAATGGAGATGAGGTAGAGTAAAAGGTAGGGTAGGAGCCAGTATTTCTTTCACCTGCTCCAGATAGGCTCTCCTGCCCTCAATATGAAGGGCTCCCTCCCCTACTCCCGCTCTCCATCCTCACCCTTAATCAGCCATCTCCCCTGCACCCATCCCCCATCCCACTCCTGGTCCACAACAGGTGAGAAGACTAGGACGCACAGTCCAGGCTGTGGTACTTGAGCAGAGCAGCAAGCTTCCGGTCCTCTTCTGTTTCAGGCACCAGGGGGATACTGAGGTTCGCTTTGGTCTGTAGGGCCAgtgtcttttcctcttcttcctttatggcctttttcttttcctgaagtagaaaattggcaaagggaggagaaaagaaagaaagatgaggggGGAAGCACAGGAAAACTATGAGAAGAATCCACTGGGGGAGTGGGAAACCTCCTGACCTTTGCCCTCTGGGAACTGAAGGCTGCTCAATGCAAGGACAAGAGCCCCAGACAGCTCCCTCCCTCTAAGGCTGATGGGGCAATCCAGAGAAAggccttccttcctctgtccagTCTTGCCCATGTGATGTTGACAGTCCTGGATTGGCACAACACTTACTACCTTAAAAGTCTCCTAAAtccctctgtgcctcatttttttcatctgtaatttAGATGGAGGGGACAAAGGCCTGATAAACTTCTTCATTATCGGTGcaacctttggcaaatcattgaACCCATCTAGGCTTCAGGTTCAAGCTGACAGGTGAGCTGGTGGGATCAGAAGATGtgtgaggtctcttctagctccaagtTCTATAATCCTAATAATGGGAGGCTCACCAGCTCTGTGCAATGAGACCAAGCAGCTCAGGCTGAAAAGTAACAATCTCCAGTGACTGTGCAGTGTCCACGTAAGTCTCCCCTGAGCCCCAGCCCTCCTCCTCACCCTAAACTTCCTCCTTAGCATGCTGTTAAGGGCAAAGTCATCCTTCCAGGCGCTCTGGGCTTCCTGGATGTTGGACAGGGTGGGGATGGCCTTCTGCAGCTTGCTCTGGTCTGCGGTGCCATGCTCCAGGCGGAACATGGCGTCCGTCTCCAGCTTCTGCTTCTTCTCCTGCTCTGGAAGGAAAATGGGGCTAGGTACTAGAAGGTCCTGCTCTCAGGCAGGGGAAGGCCCGACGCCTGGAGGGCACGGCTCACCTGTGGTCAGGATCTGTTCGTTGTCCTCCATGTCCCATCGCTCCTCCTTCCTCTGAGCACCGCTCACAATCACATAATCACAATTGGCAGGATCCGTCTGCATCTCAATGTAGTTGACACAGAGGTGACATTTCATTCTGAACCTGGAGAAGAATTTACAGACAGAAACCACAAGATCCATGAACCATCATGCTCTAGGGATTTACTAGTGAGTCCCAAAGGGTCCGAGCTGGAAGGTGGGCTCAGCAGGAGTTACTGTCTCTGAAAGGGACTGGTAGGTAAGGACCTCTCTGTGTGGAGATGGAGGCCATGGAGATAATATCCATAGCCTGaaaaccagaagggaccttcagTCTCATCTGGTTCAAACCCCTCATTGAAGGGATAAGGAAACGGAGCACCAGAGAGCACAAGGGATTTCCCTGAGGACATAAATGGGTGTCAGAATCAGAGTTCCTGCCCAGTCCCCTTCCATACCACTATGCTGCCGTCAAATGATAAATCTTACTTCTATAGAGTTTTGGGGTTATACAGTTCTTTCTTTACCAACCTGGAAGGTAGATATTGCAAATATGATGCCCATTTCATGAGTGAAGAAAGTGGGGCTCAGcagtttaagagacttgcccatggtcacatgacCATAAAAAATCAGAGATAGATCCTATAACTAGGGTCAGAGTGGACTTGATGATGGGAAACGTAAAGCAGTCAGATAGCAGGATAAAACTTGAAAATGAACTGGGGAGACCAAGGCAGATGCCAGAATGGCAGGGAGCTCCTGTTATGAATCCTCCAGAGGAAGGATGGCCTGATGCTGGCACTCACTAGGGCATTACCATTTCTGGGCTTACTCTCAATCACAAGTTCATTTGCATAAACATAAGAACAGGtttgtaccttcttttttttACACGTGGGCTCTTTCTCTCCCTGCTTCAGATGACAGTTCCCTGAGAATGAGGCCTGAATAGACTCATGAGTACCCCAGCACTATGCCGCCTTGGCCTGGGCACTTAGTGGGGTGTTGGTGCATGTCAGAGTGGCTGAGGATGCCTGATTCTGGAGAAGGTGCTTCAACCTGGGCTCCTCATCCCCTTCTCCCACCATAATGTAGCAGGGCTGCTTAATGTGGCTTCTAGCCAGGCTCAAGGAAAAGTCGATGTCATTCTCTCACCCATTCATGGCCCTTTCACTAATTTCCCCCCAAAGGCACATGAATTTTCTGCAGCCCCCCACTCAGAGACAGTACTCAGGATAGTAATACAAAGTGGAACCCACCTGTAGATTGGAGTTGTGTAATAATTGCCAACTTTCTTCTTTTCAGCATTGTAACGAACAcctggaaaggaagggaaagagcaaAATGAACAACCCAGAAAAGCTTTCTGGGCATATTATAACATTCTCCCAAATTGCTCCTATCAATACTTTGCTAGGTCACTCCAtttagttaacatttattaactgccaaCTGAATACAAGgaaatgtgctaagtactagggatacaaagataaaaatggtaCAGCCCTgacatcaaggagcttataatctaaagaAGGGAtaatatacacaaataactataacacAAAGGAGAATATACAAAGTGCAAAGGAGAGGTTCAAAAAACtattctgaaaaatgagaggagggaaagattgTTTTCAGTTGAGGGACTGGGGCCTAAGAGGTCTCTTAGAGGAAAATGGGTCTTGAAAGAAGATGATTAGATGGAGATTTTCAGGAGGCATTTACCAGGCAGAGGGGATGGCCTATACAACTGGAGATGGCTATACaacaaaggagaggggaagaggacaagatGGGATTGACTAACTGGTGGCTGTTCACTTTGGCTTGTGGgggctctcttcctcctccagttATTTTGGatataacatatgtgtgtgtgtgtgtgtgtgtgagtgatggAGAGGAGGTAACTGTGAAACATGGCATGGCCACAGGGTCatggatctagagctgaaagggaactcagaggtcatctcacccaacttcctcattgtacaaatgaaacTGAGGGCAAAAGGGTATCCTGGAGGCAGCAgagaaacaatgaacatttctgaacaggggagtgacatggttagactttTCTATTTGGCAGATCATTAATCTTCCAAACTGCCAATGATGTGATGGAGAATTACAGAGGGGAGAGATTAGAGGCTGGGATTCAGTTATGATAGTCTAGAGAAGAGGTGATGGAGAATCATCCCCCAACTAAGATGGTATCAGAGGGTGTGTCAAGCAGGGGACGAATTCAAGCCATAGATAGTTCAGAGACTGAATCGACAGGCTCAGCTAGCAACAAAAATGGATGACTCACCCATGCCAATGTGGTTCTTACAGCCATCACACCAGATGTTATAGGGCATCTCAAATCTactccaaaaaaataaagacgTAAGAGCACTGTTTCAAAATGCCCACTTGGGATCAATAACATTCAAAGCTTGCTTCTAACCTCATCTACAGAGAACTAATGGCTAATTCTTGAGGAAGGCAGGGATCACATGTATGCCCAGCAGTATGGGGGAAGAATATAGTCCTGAGGCTGGCCCAAGGCAATTTCACTTGGGGGGCTATTTAAAGCCACCACACAAAACCTTCTCTGGAAAGATTAGGAAGACTGTTAGCAATAATCAGCTCTGGATTGGTGTTTTTAAACTAAATCTCACAAGAcatattcattaatttatattcaacagacatttatggAGCACCTTTATGTAAGGCACTAGGTTGCATAATAAATATTAGTACTACCATAACAACCCATAGCCTCCCACCTATCATTTACATGATCTAAGGAAGCATTTCCATTAGCTGCTCCCCTGCTTACGCCTAACTGGTGCCAATCAAAATCAACAAAGGATTGTGGGATAATCTCTTATAGAGTATCTCTCTCAGAAGCAATAGGAAACACACTTTTAAGATGATAATCAGACATTCATATAACAGAATGACAAAAAAGTAGCATatctactgggggaaaaaaagaactcataGGGAAACTTGGGTATTGTACCTCTAGCCCAGGTAAGGGTGCCAGAGAGGCTGAGGAGGGCCTGACTTGTGGGGTGGGAATGCCCACTTGGTATCTACTTTGTTCTAACTATAACCCAGGCTTATTATCTGGGGCATCTTCTGCTTTAGTCCTGGGGCCTAGTTTCTTCAGACAAGCTCTGGAGTCCAGAGCAGTAACATCAACATCCAGGGCTCTCCCAAATACCATTCTCCTCATTATGACACCAATGGAAATTCTCATCATCTAGATTCCTAATCTCGCTTGTTTTATCAGCGAGGGACCCCAGATCCATTCCAGGACTCCAGCACAGGGATCTGTTAACCTGCCTTTACCTGATGACAAGAATGCCTTGTGAAAGTTTCCGTGCCCTCTCCCGAAGGGGGTGGCTGTGGTGGTATCGATTGAGAGAGCCATGCtgcaagacaaaagaaaataaggcTGCTCAGTACTACTGGTCGGTGCCCAGCCCAGTGCTATTCGATGACTACAGCTTTTGTAAGAAAACCCCTCATGGGTCTGGAAAAACATCATGTGAAATCTATCGTAAAGATTACCAGAACTCTGAGAGTCTGAGGCGGTACAGTCAATCCAAAAACAAGCACATGCCAAGGTCCAATCTGGGGGAGAGCCTAGGAATCTGGACTGCTTTCTACACATGAAAATTATCATTATTCTAAGCTCCTTAGTCTgtgtcacaggatcatagattcagaactgaaagagacctcacaggtcatccagtccaaccacatcattttacagatgaggaaactgaggcccagagaggtaaaggtatacgcccaaggtcccacagatagtaaataATCAAACACTGTCTGCTACATGTGAGGCACAGGGTGAAAATGAAACCATTCCTATgtggcttacattctattggaagagaATATGTccatctctaaatttgtacagAACAAATGCAAGGTAAGATTCTAGGAAGAAGGAATGGGCAAATGGGGTGGGGCAGAAAAAGCTTAATGCTGAAGACAGTTTATATGTTCcacataacttcacatgtataattgctatgttacttgccttttcaaagggtgggggagggacaggagaatttggagctcaaaaggaaaaaactaatgttaaaaataaataaaaattttgaaagaaaagaaagtgaacgAAAGCTcatgaactgagctttgaaggaagcaaaggattcTAGGAGGTAGCAGTTAGGAGGAAGTGATTCCGAGCAAGGGGGATAGCCAGGaccaaggcacagagacaggagatggtgTTGTACATTGGGAACAGCAAGAATCCCAGTCTGGTTGGACCACCGAGTATATAAAGTCATGTATAATACTGGGAGGGCAGCCTGGAGCCAGGCTGTAAAAGGCTTTAAAGGCCACACAAAGAAGCTTCTATTTGATCTTAGAAGTGAGGAAGCACGGGAATTTATTGAGCAAATGAGTAACATCATCACACCCCAGCTTTAGGGAAATCTGCAAGATGGACAGattaataagtggcagagttgggaatCAAACCCAGGCCTCTCCACTGCCTGATGCTGCCTCTCTGACACTCTCATCTGCCATCCACATGAACGTTAGGCCTCTGTCAGACCACAGGCCACGTTATTACATAGATTTCAGGGTCCCTTACCTTTGCTGGATCAAAGTCTGGAGGGTAGTACTTGTTTACACCTTTTCTTTCACCCTGAAAGTCCAAAATAAGGTGTTACTGTATATTAAACAAAATAGGTATTCCCATGCTGATTATGAATCAGATGGAATTCCCAAGAGGAAACAAGCAATTAGCATGGCATATAGTAGAAATATACCTTTTCAGTGAAAACTTGCTGGAATCAGGACAAAAAATCCTGGTAATTAGATTTCTATGTGGTATATGGATCTGTAAAGCAGGCAGTAAAAGGATGTGCCAATGAGGGAGGATGGGGAAGGCTATTCTTTATCTTTGGGGGAACAATCTGTACACCCtggtagtttcttttttttttgggggggggggtttggtggggcaatgggggttaagtgacttgcccagggtcacacggctagtaagtgtcaagtgtctgaggccagatttgaactcaggtactcctgaatccagggccagtgctttatccactgcgccacctagccgcccctcctggTAGTTTCTTAAGGAGGCTGAATTTGCTTCTTCAGAATTCATTCAACTCACCATCTTGGAAAATGTCGACTTCTAGGCAAACTGAATGTGTCCCACCTGTATAAGACAAATCAAATAACCTGACTGGATATTGTTCACAAACACACATAGACACCCACATTTTTTTCTACAGTTTGCAAGGAAGTTTGGGTGGTTATATTGGGTTTCCTATTGGAGATTAGGGTGGCAAGGGATTATTTTTAGCTGCCTTGGAGGGCCTCAGTCCATTAGGTACTCTCCCCAAAGTTCATAAATGATAGACTGAAAATATGGAGTTAGGCTGGGAAGACAAAATCTAGTAAAGTCCATAATATCAGTGAAGAGGGATTTTGTTCACCACCCCCTGAATGCTCGACTTAGGAAGCATCCCACGTTTGAAGAAGTTCTAAGATGAGTAAAAGGAAGTACTTTACAGGGAATACACAAGACAATGTGTACCACACAAAGAGCACCAGACCAGAAGTGAGGCAGTTTGGAATTCTGTTCCTGCTATGAAGTAGTTATTATAATATTGTGTAAGTTTCTTAACCTCGATCAGCCTTCTCtgtaataacagctcacattctACAGggctttaaggttgacaaagtgcTTCCCTCAAAATGATGTGAAGCAGCTAGTGGGAGTATTACTATcacccttattttgcagataaggaaactgagtcatcaCTTACCCACTGGCACAAAGCTAGTGTTAaagctgagatttaaacccaggtctcccagaTCTTATGCCCAGTGATCTTTCGATAACACCATGTAGTGTCTTGGGGGctaaactagatgatctttgaagtctcttccagctctgacattcattAACTTCATGTTCTACACATGTACCTCAGgaagtagtccaggtgagaaataGGAAGTGGCTGAGGATAAATTCAGACAAATTAATGGATGATAGAGCCTCCAATGCCATTTTAGGTGGAAGTTATAGCTATTCAGATTCTAAGCTAGAGGAAGAGTTCTGCCACAAGATGTCCCTTTGAACTTCCAACAGCTGGAATCAAAAGTTCAATTAATCATGGGGTTGAAACAGAGGGAATCATGCTTCTAAGTCAACTGAAGAAGCCTGTGTCTAGCCCTCGGTCAACAGGGGACTTCCATTTACACCTTCTGCAAACTCTAATTCTGTATCTTCAAAGCACTAGAATCATAAAattcagaactgggaggggccttggagattatctagttcattcccctcatttaacagtagagggcagaaggaaggaaatgacttCTCCATTGTCCAGCAAGTAGTGAGTTGcagagatggatttgaactcgtcttccaaCTTCCAAATGGGCTCTTACTATTACATCATGCTGTTCTTTGGACAACAGCATAATAAAGAGCcttggatctggaatcagaaacCCTGGGTTCAATGTTGCCTTTGCTACTTGTGATGTGTGACGCTGGattagcaccttttttttttttttctgggtctcagtttccccatgtgtaaaatgtgagggttgggctacatgatctccaaggtcccttcccgGACACTCGCTCTCTATGATTCTTTGAACAGACCTGGTTACAAGGGGCTCAGAGAAAAAGGGGCTGGAGGCTGCAGGTTTGGGGGAGGATGGGGGCTGGGGATGCAAGTGATAAGGTTGACAGCTCACAACTACACTCCCTtcgcccttcccccttcccaacccTTCCGGGGCAAGAACCGCCCCCTCTCCcctactctcccctccccccggcCTGCTCCTTCCCTTCCGCCACCAGACGCCGCGGCGGCGGGGTTAGGCTCCAGGTCAGAAGAGATCGATCCCCGGAATCCCTGGGACAGCTCGGGGGTACGAAGCTCCAAGGCCCAGCGAAGCCCGCGCCCTGCCGCCACCTCCGTTGGCCTCCCAGCCAGCGCTTACCTTCCCTCTTCCCTACGTCATCAGCCAGCGCCGCCCCAGAGGCGGGTGTCCTGGCCCGCCCAACCCACGTGACGAGGCAGCCGGCAGCTGGCAGCGGGTCCTACTAGACCCGGAATGCTCCGCGTAGGCTGTCCCCGAGGCTGGGGGCTGGGCTGCGAGGCAAGATCTTGCCCACGTGACGCGGACTGTTGTGCGTAGGCCGGCCCCGAGGCGGGTTCTGTTCCACGTGACCGGGAGATCCTCGACGTTTACTTCCCGATCTTGTGCTGCGAGGCACGGGGAGGGGGAAGCCCCAACGACTTCCACCTGTTGCTGTCTGGCCTCTCCTCCCGAAACCTCGCTCCGCCGCGTCACCTGCATTTTGAAACAGCTCGGCTTCTCGCCCCAGCAAATTCCTGGATTTCCAGGCAGCAGAGAAAGAACTTGAACCgcggggagagggggaaaggaggggagggggagggcgggggcgggggagTTCAGGTCGGGGCTTTGACTTTGGTGCCCTGCTCCGGACGCGACGTAAAAGAGTCACCTGTGTACTGAGAACCTGCGGCATCCTGAGCCCtgcatctctccctcctctgtcttctctctcccttccctctctccctccctctttctcctgaTACTCTTTCCCCActgctttccctccttttctcccctcccccctccatcctctgctccctttccctcccttccttcctctcttctctttctttattcccttcttttttcctcttcccactttgtctccctccctcttttactttctcccctccttttctttcctttctctccccccttcactttccctcttctctcatctcttcctctccctccccatctttctcctctctccttctttgtcctcttccttccctcaccctctcttatctctctcctttgctcgctgctctcttttctttatctctacctttccctctgtccctttctcctcctcacttATATTGTAGCCAGTAGCACCCAAGCCCAATATTACAGCAGAAGTTTCCTCTAAGCAAAAACGGGGAAGGAAGGGCAATCCCTCACCCATTCCTTGAAATCCAATGCAGCAATGTCTTCTAAAAGgtcatctgaggggcagctaggtggcgcagtggataaagcactggccctggatttaggaggacctgagttcaaatccagcctcagacgtgacatttactagctgtgtgacactgggcaagtcacttaaccctcattgccccgcaaaaccccaaaacaaaagtcATCTGAGTGACTTGGGAGGACCTTCTGGAAGACTGGGAGTAGGGTCATTGGAGATGTGAGCTGTTTATTAGCAGGAAGTTGGGAGTTTTAATACTTTATTTCTGATTTAATTAATATGTATACTTTATAATGTGAGTATGTCACTTTGGGttcagaaggaaggaggaggatcGGTTTCCACCCTTGAATCTCTGGGAAGTCATTCTGCCAGATGAAAGCAACTCTGAAACTCACACCTCCTCAGCAACCTCTATCCCTGGGTTCCCTCTGCTTGGAGAGGATGGGGGTAGACATCTGGGAATTCCTCCCAAATCCTCTGTTTGAGGAGGGCAACCAGGGAATTCACCTCATCATTTTCCACCTGACTGACCTCCCAGATTTCATGATCAATATTCTACTAGATCAAATAGCTCCGCAACTCACACCTCAAAAGATCCTTTCCCACTTTGGCTGCAGACTTCAGCAATTCCCACCTAAGCTTTTTAGGTGTACTCTCCTCCCATTAGATGGTGAGTTCCTTGCAGACTGATTGTTTCTTTATGCCTAGTACCTGGCCCACAGTAAGTCCtaagtaaatgtttcttgaccCTCACTCTGATctgaagagaagagggccaatGGAAACATTTTGATTAATTTAAGGAATATAATAGTCTTTGTGTGTTTTCTATCTTAGAGCTGATCAGAAAATCATGCAGATACCAGGAGACGGGGTGTTTCCAACCCAGGCAGACGGACCATAGATACAGAAGTGCAGTAGGCTCAGGCCCATTGCCATCTGGTGGTTTGTGCTGAGATTGTGGAGGAAATGACAGAAATTTACTATCGAGAGGACCCATTGGAAGACTGAGTTAGATATTGGCAGTGCATGATAGTCCATCAGCACttgtgtaatatatatgtgtttaaATCGTATCTTGTTCTGGTTCCCCTGACCACTCCCATCTCCTTCTAGTCAGTATAGCAAATAAGATTGCAAAAGAGAAACTAGAAGTCACCATCCCAAAGATCAATGGCTCATAATTTACACATTgtatcatatatttattaaaaatcacACCTTGGCTGAATGTGCTGAATCAAAGGAAATCATTAAGGCTTCTCTGTTAGGGATTATAGATCCTATGATATATAAATCTAAGGTTCCAGACTTCTGAAGTAAGACCAGCAGAACACTAAATGGTGCTCATAACTTTAAGATGACTGGGATATGATCACTTTAAAGTTTTACAACAACTTTGAGGTGATTTGGCTATGTTAATGAACTAACCTCAAATGGCACAGGTAAGTGGTACCCCCCAACCCTATAGAAAatgagaactggggcagctaggtggcgcagtggataaagcactggccttggattcaggagtacctgagttcaaatctggcctcagacacttgacatatactagctgtgtgaccctgggcaagtcacttaacccccattgcctcacaaaacaaacaaacaaaaaacaaacaaaagaaaatgagaactcAAACTCCTGTTGTCGCCTTCCCCACCCAGTGCTCTTCCATCCCCATCTGGTTTGTACTGCCCAGGGTTCAAAACTCTTAATTCAAGGTCAAGTGAGTGGTTATCTgtgcctctctcccttcccatcctcttcctcactctgcctatctactttctttttttttttagtgaggcaattgggtttaagtgacttgcccagggttacacagctagtaagtaagtgtctgaggccagatttgaactcaggtactcctgactccagggccagtgctctatccactgtgccacctagctgcccctgcctatcTACTTTCACCACACCATTCCCTGTCCCACCTACCTCTGTACTCCTTTTGTCCCCTGTCTCTGTACTTTCCATGCCAGTTCACACCATCTCTGCCCCATTAAAGTGGGATTTCAGCCTCAATTCCTGCTGCCATTGTGGTCTTTCCCTGTGAGGGCTCAAAGAACTGGGTGTGCCTGTCTCATTTCACAATTTCATTATCGATTTGATATGTATTATGACTTTTCATAGTTTTGAAGGTTATAATTCAGAAATACAAATCAAGTAACTGGGGGCTCTAGGGTGATTGAGTATTATTTGCACCATAAATTTCACAGCATAAATTAGAAAGTCATACTCAACCAGCAGCTTTGTTAAGTAGCtgtttatgtgccaggcacagtggtGGAGAATCGAATAAAAAACCAGCCCCTCATactttaatgggggagacaacatgaaaaaaacccaacaacctggACAAGTGTCATGTAGAAGATAAATTGGGGGTCTACTGGAAGGCACTAAGATGAAGTAGGACTTGGAAgccttgcagaaggtgggacttagCTGACACCCCAAGAAAGGCAGAGAAGCTAGGAGATGGAGGGGAGTTGGGAGATGgcttcaggcatgggggacaggcagAAAAATTGCTTGGAGTTGGGAGACAAGAGAGTTGTGTTCCAAGAACAGTAAGAaagacagtgtcactggatcagtgAATGAGAATGAATACTTGTTTGAGacgtccaataggcagttggagatgagagactgGAGTTTGAGAAAGGATAGGCTAGACCAGGTCTTCATAAGCTTTTACCACTTGTGattcctttttgcccaagaagttTTTATGTGACCCCCTGGTacacagatattttaaaaataggtatcaataaccttttattgttgccataTTTTTCACGACCAccatattcagttatgtaaccccatatggggttaagacccacagtttaagaagctaggggctTGGGGGCaaccagatggcgcagtggttaaagcaccggccctggattcaggagtacctgagttcaaatctggcctcagacacttaacacttactagctgtgtgaccctgggcaagtcacttaacccccattgccccgcaaaaaaaaaaaaaaagaagctaggggCTTGACAAGTATATCTGAGAGTCATTTGCCTAGAGATAATTGAAACcaaaggagctgatgagatcactaatgtaacgattggaatgacaccacctgctagagacttactgtagaagtttcacccatgaagcgaaggtctttgagggcaagaccaggagtcttttctttggcatcaggaagtgacgttggggagtgggaggaggaaggaagagactggcactctcgggctctttcctgaggactctggtggagagcggagctagaaatgtgctctcctttaatagataggaatctaggcctttcttctctctttatcaaattcttattctccttaataaatgcttaaaagtctaactcttgctaaagcttataatttattggcgaccactcattaaatagtttagacagtttagctagaattttagcccttaacactaagTCAAATAttatagggagaagagaagggggcccaGGACAAAGCCTTTGGGGGACTCACAGGACTAGGAAGTGTAatggatgaagatccaggagACCAAGGAGTGTTTAGACAGGTAGGAGAAGGATGGAGAGCAGTGTCAGGAAAGCCTGGAGACCTTGCGCATGAGGAGACCCTGATTTGAGACATTAAAGGCCAGAGAGATTGGAGGAGATGACCAGATGATGGTTGAAGCAGGAGCTCAGGAGGAATCAGGGACAGATGATTTAAGAGGTAATGAGAAACACAACTTATAGAAGATAATATTCAGGAGCTCAGCAGATGGGCAGGCTTTGCAGCTGTTTTATTGGGAAGTGTGTTGATTGTTTTATGTTTAAGAGTCATTGTTTTATGACTCTATATAAATT includes:
- the YJU2B gene encoding coiled-coil domain-containing protein 130 yields the protein MGERKGVNKYYPPDFDPAKHGSLNRYHHSHPLRERARKLSQGILVIRFEMPYNIWCDGCKNHIGMGVRYNAEKKKVGNYYTTPIYRFRMKCHLCVNYIEMQTDPANCDYVIVSGAQRKEERWDMEDNEQILTTEQEKKQKLETDAMFRLEHGTADQSKLQKAIPTLSNIQEAQSAWKDDFALNSMLRRKFREKKKAIKEEEEKTLALQTKANLSIPLVPETEEDRKLAALLKYHSLDSYEDKQKLKRTEIFGRSWFPSTPVPGASNSKVKSVLKKLAISRKPMPSGSSITSSDLGIVRRKSGDGLESPQESGEPPELSGMKEEEENLPGGSSSDRDFSPDVEAQGGPGSTSILNSSLVADYSDSESD